A stretch of Gemmatimonadota bacterium DNA encodes these proteins:
- a CDS encoding VOC family protein translates to MSQHNEFGLSAIGQVSVTVQDLDRAVAFYRDQLGMPFLFQVPNMAFFDCAGVRLMLNIPEEGFEDIHTSILYYKVDDIQDAYRIMKDRDVRFVGRPHKIADLQDHELWMAFFRDSEANILALMAEIPHQE, encoded by the coding sequence ATGTCGCAACATAACGAATTCGGCCTTTCGGCCATCGGTCAGGTTTCCGTCACGGTGCAGGATCTCGACCGAGCCGTTGCCTTCTATCGCGATCAATTGGGCATGCCGTTCCTGTTCCAGGTGCCGAACATGGCGTTCTTCGACTGCGCGGGCGTACGTCTCATGTTGAATATCCCGGAGGAGGGGTTTGAAGATATCCACACTTCAATACTGTATTACAAAGTCGACGATATCCAGGACGCCTACCGTATTATGAAGGACAGGGACGTACGGTTCGTTGGACGGCCACACAAGATCGCCGATCTTCAGGACCACGAACTATGGATGGCGTTCTTCCGGGACAGCGAGGCGAACATCCTGGCGCTCATGGCCGAGATCCCCCACCAGGAATAG
- a CDS encoding class I SAM-dependent methyltransferase codes for MDDLSDIRAFYNEGWEREAGRLVHRQLEAEVTWRYLDRYLPDQGEILDVGFGTGAYTFPLARCGFQITAVDLSDEFTTRCKARADELGLADRIDFMTGDARTLEQVPRGAFEAVLLLGPMYHLVIEEDRTAALRSAYDCLKPGGVVLSAWLSRFGNFGNLIKKNPSWIENRDEVRWLIEKGRRPDDAPRGGFRGHFSRLEEIAPIHEKVGFHTLQIAGVEPAISADDESYNRLEGDVRERWLNLLFEISSEPSIVAASRHILYVGRRNST; via the coding sequence ATGGATGATCTTTCCGACATACGCGCATTCTACAACGAAGGCTGGGAAAGGGAGGCCGGCCGGTTGGTGCACCGGCAGCTGGAGGCCGAAGTTACTTGGCGCTACCTTGACCGGTATTTGCCCGACCAGGGCGAAATCCTCGATGTGGGTTTCGGCACCGGTGCGTACACCTTTCCGCTGGCTCGGTGCGGATTCCAGATCACTGCCGTGGATCTTTCCGATGAATTTACCACTCGATGCAAAGCCAGGGCGGATGAACTCGGTCTTGCTGACCGGATCGATTTCATGACGGGGGACGCCCGCACGCTGGAGCAAGTCCCCCGCGGTGCTTTCGAGGCAGTCCTCCTTCTGGGTCCTATGTACCATCTGGTGATTGAAGAGGACAGAACGGCAGCGCTGCGTTCGGCGTATGATTGTCTGAAACCGGGTGGAGTCGTCCTGTCCGCCTGGCTTTCCAGGTTCGGAAATTTCGGCAACCTGATCAAGAAGAACCCTTCGTGGATCGAGAACCGCGACGAGGTGCGTTGGTTGATCGAAAAAGGCCGTCGGCCGGATGATGCGCCCAGAGGCGGCTTCCGGGGACACTTTTCCCGTTTGGAGGAGATCGCGCCCATACACGAAAAGGTGGGTTTCCACACGTTGCAGATCGCCGGGGTAGAGCCGGCCATTTCCGCGGACGACGAAAGTTACAACAGGTTGGAGGGTGATGTGCGGGAGCGCTGGCTGAATCTCCTTTTCGAAATCAGTTCGGAGCCCAGCATCGTGGCCGCCTCGAGACACATCCTCTACGTGGGCCGGAGGAATTCGACATGA
- a CDS encoding helix-turn-helix transcriptional regulator, producing the protein MNGPAYGRTATNTVLNAAGKYHHWKGKGGLSIKSFSNGSAKYEIGNHAIEVDDKSYLVLNHGQEYAVSIDSPSKVEAFCIFFRDGFAEEVCASVNSKAVTLLDDPERRSRRLEFFQTARPQDRVLTPALSRFRSAYLLRREEPGWVEEQMHAVMVGLLSAHQQILKEVASVKAVRAVTRTEIYRRIHTARDYMCSSLSDPVSLDSMAAVACLSPNHFLRRFREIVGRTPHQYLVMKRLERAARLLETTDRSVTEIAYEVGFASPGSFSWLFRRRHGISPRQYRRSKK; encoded by the coding sequence ATGAATGGACCCGCATACGGACGTACGGCGACCAACACTGTGCTGAATGCCGCCGGCAAGTACCATCATTGGAAGGGCAAGGGAGGCTTGTCGATTAAATCATTCTCCAACGGCTCGGCGAAGTATGAAATCGGCAACCATGCGATCGAAGTCGACGATAAATCGTACCTGGTGCTGAATCACGGACAGGAATACGCTGTATCGATCGACTCGCCTTCGAAAGTCGAAGCATTCTGTATCTTCTTCAGGGATGGATTTGCTGAGGAGGTCTGTGCATCCGTAAACTCGAAGGCTGTTACGTTGCTCGATGATCCTGAAAGACGCTCGCGCCGGCTGGAATTCTTCCAGACTGCCCGTCCACAAGACCGCGTTCTGACGCCGGCCTTGAGCCGGTTCAGATCAGCATATTTGCTGAGACGCGAAGAACCCGGGTGGGTCGAGGAGCAGATGCACGCGGTGATGGTTGGACTGCTGAGCGCACATCAGCAGATATTAAAGGAAGTTGCGTCCGTCAAGGCCGTTCGTGCGGTGACGCGAACCGAGATTTACCGACGCATCCACACGGCCCGAGATTACATGTGTTCCTCCCTCTCGGATCCCGTTTCCCTCGATTCGATGGCAGCGGTGGCGTGTCTCTCCCCGAATCACTTCCTGCGCAGGTTTCGCGAGATTGTCGGCAGAACCCCACACCAGTATCTCGTTATGAAGCGACTGGAGCGAGCCGCCAGGCTACTGGAGACGACAGACCGAAGCGTGACTGAGATAGCCTACGAAGTGGGATTCGCAAGTCCGGGTTCGTTCAGCTGGCTATTTCGCCGTCGACACGGAATCTCGCCGAGACAATACCGCAGGTCAAAAAAGTGA